One genomic region from Salvia hispanica cultivar TCC Black 2014 chromosome 2, UniMelb_Shisp_WGS_1.0, whole genome shotgun sequence encodes:
- the LOC125204808 gene encoding zinc finger protein ZAT4-like — translation MADESRYVCKLCNKRFPCGKSFGGHMRSHVVANSAEIEENLECFDMKRDQFVSDSGYVLRENPKKSWRAVRPPLQEEKVCKQCGKGFKSMKALCGHMACHSERERGGASAKDDQYSWTSENQKVVLDSHSDTEAEERMVRIRTRSASKSRKCKKIAEDWPFGSSSVSEIDGHEQEEMAVCLMMLSRDCGVKVGVNSVVESSDNNSVVVETKSSSMEVRKERVERYEVGKFGDGETAKMEDSDSGYFLDECAKGESEVSVDCNRRSGGFGVWKKSSQIKSCANELRKARKGNAYDDDEDEIVVDDDEKCGGVESRKRKYGSGFWNEPARMVKSGDKKSKYECFNCKKTFKSYQALGGHRPCSKRTNAYGECGENSPDDSAYYRSGAAKFVESPSKRKESSAKSPSEKKIKTKKNSSSNNKPHACPFCDRVFKNGQALGGHKRSHFLTGHDESSSRSLVEKPDDDIRDLLDLNLPAPEADEDEDGGHFFPW, via the coding sequence ATGGCGGATGAATCGCGCTACGTCTGCAAGCTCTGCAACAAGAGATTCCCATGTGGGAAGTCGTTTGGGGGTCACATGAGGTCTCACGTAGTTGCGAATTCAGCTGAAATTGAGGAGAATTTGGAGTGTTTCGACATGAAAAGGGACCAATTCGTGAGCGATTCGGGGTATGTTCTGAGGGAGAATCCGAAGAAGTCTTGGAGGGCGGTGCGGCCGCCATTGCAGGAGGAGAAGGTCTGCAAGCAATGCGGCAAAGGGTTTAAGTCGATGAAGGCTCTGTGTGGGCACATGGCTTGCCATTCTGAGAGGGAGAGGGGAGGGGCTTCGGCTAAGGATGATCAGTACTCTTGGACTAGTGAGAATCAGAAGGTGGTTTTGGATAGCCATTCTGATACTGAAGCTGAGGAGAGAATGGTTAGGATTAGAACAAGGTCTGCTTCCAAGAGTAGGAAGTGTAAGAAAATTGCAGAGGATTGGCCTTTTGGCTCTTCTTCAGTTTCTGAGATTGATGGGCATGAGCAGGAGGAGATGGCTGTGTGTTTGATGATGTTGTCTAGGGATTGCGGTGTTAAGGTTGGAGTGAATTCGGTTGTGGAGTCTTCTGATAATAACTCTGTGGTTGTGGAGACCAAGTCTTCGTCTATGGAGGTGAGGAAGGAGAGAGTTGAGAGATACGAGGTGGGGAAGTTTGGAGATGGTGAGACCGCGAAAATGGAGGATTCTGATTCGGGTTATTTCTTGGATGAGTGTGCTAAGGGTGAGTCTGAGGTATCAGTGGATTGTAATAGGAGGAGTGGTGGATTTGGGGTGTGGAAGAAGAGCAGTCAAATCAAGAGTTGTGCTAATGAGTTGAGAAAAGCAAGAAAAGGGAATGCctatgatgatgatgaggatgagattgttgttgatgatgatgaaaaaTGTGGAGGGGTTGAATCAAGAAAGAGGAAGTATGGATCTGGATTTTGGAATGAACCAGCAAGAATGGTGAAGAGTGGAGACAAAAAGAGTAAATATGAATGCTTCAACTGTAAAAAGACTTTTAAATCCTATCAAGCTCTTGGTGGGCACAGGCCTTGCAGCAAGAGAACCAATGCTTATGGTGAATGTGGTGAGAACAGTCCAGATGATTCTGCTTATTACAGGAGTGGTGCTGCCAAATTTGTCGAATCCCCGAGCAAGAGGAAGGAGAGTAGTGCTAAGAGTCCATCTGAGAAGAAGATTAAAACCAAGAAgaacagcagcagcaacaacaAGCCTCATGCTTGCCCATTCTGTGACAGAGTTTTCAAGAATGGGCAGGCTTTAGGTGGGCACAAGAGGTCGCATTTCCTCACTGGGCACGACGAGAGCAGCAGCCGTAGTCTAGTGGAGAAGCCCGATGATGACATCCGTGATCTGCTCGATCTCAACCTCCCAGCTCCGGAGGCTGATGAGGACGAGGACGGGGGCCACTTCTTCCCTTGGTAG
- the LOC125207713 gene encoding uncharacterized protein LOC125207713, with the protein MFLRMGVKRPLEEENLPELSFEQPKQHDSNKKLTLATEDFPSRPTFPIVNSPGEAKSKLSELDSDGMPESGGIGALIVDKELDASIPFSLATTTSSSSSRGEHFEDQDFARYYNVPGVIDLTLPRLPPEQYEDPYVYLLNCSPRKEVPVGPDHQAEVPEWDPSASGKNFSGTRNSIKDDLVHKLMGICIIPPPGLNDLSSDGYTVGRGRADCVCPDMGSVRCVQQHVREAREKLRYTIGDETFVKLGFYEMGEEITQRWSAEDEQLFHKVVISNPASLGRDFWKDLAAVFPSRTKKEFVSYYFNVFMLRKRGVQNRSYLSRIDSDDDEDLKSARVHYPSTHFLLAEDGDDLHHTHGDFHHLHVGGDGDSDVGSLSDQDLDAGWADRYGSEPEIVCGDKGSFDNLETFDGSIPKKDDVDEGGNHGPATSGGNVPKPSSGE; encoded by the exons ATGTTTTTG AGGATGGGTGTGAAGCGACCATTGGAAGAGGAAAATCTTCCGGAGCTTTCATTCGAGCAACCTAAACAGCACGATAGCAACAAAAAGCTGACATTAGCGACCGAAGATTTTCCTTCTCGCCCAACTTTTCCAATAGTAAATTCTCCTG GTGAAGCCAAGAGCAAATTATCTGAACTAGATTCGGATGGGATGCCTGAAAGTGGCGGCATTGGCGCCTTGATAGTGGACAAAGAATTGGATGCAAGTATACCCTTTTCTTTGGCCACCACCACTAGCAGTAGCAGCAGCAGAGGGGAGCATTTTGAAGATCAGGACTTTGCTCGCTATTACAATGTTCCAGGAGTTATTGACTTAACCTTGCCTCGGCTACCTCCAGAACAGTATGAGGACCCATATGTGTATTTATTAAACTGTTCCCCCAGGAAAGAAGTGCCAGTTGGGCCAGACCATCAGGCAGAAGTTCCGGAGTGGGATCCTAGTGCTAGTGGGAAGAATTTCTCAGGCACTAGAAACTCCATCAAAGATGATTTGGTACACAAACTTATGGGTATTTGTATCATTCCGCCACCTGGTTTAAATGATTTAAGCAGTGATGGTTACACTGTTGGTCGTGGCAGAGCTGATTGTGTCTGCCCAGATATGGGGTCTGTGAGATGTGTGCAGCAACATGTGAGGGAAGCAAGAGAGAAATTGCGCTACACCATCGGTGATGAAACTTTTGTGAAGTTAGGCTTCTATGAGATGGGTGAGGAGATAACCCAGAGGTGGAGCGCTGAAGATGAGCAGCTTTTCCACAAGGTGGTTATCTCCAATCCTGCTTCATTAGGTAGAGACTTTTGGAAGGACCTTGCTGCAGTGTTTCCTTCTCGGACAAAAAAGGAATTCGTCAGCTACTACTTCAATGTGTTCATGCTACGGAAGCGAGGTGTTCAAAACCGATCTTATTTGTCACGGATAGAcagtgatgatgatgaagaccTGAAATCTGCCCGAGTACACTACCCTTCAACCCATTTTCTGCTGGCCGAAGATGGTGATGATCTCCATCATACCCATGGGGACTTTCATCATCTCCATGTCGGAGGAGATGGAGATTCGGACGTTGGGTCTCTTAGCGACCAGGACTTGGATGCAGGGTGGGCAGACAGATATGGTTCCGAGCCTGAGATTGTTTGCGGAGACAAGGGCAGCTTTGACAATCTTGAAACTTTTGATGGTAGTATTCCAAAGAAGGATGATGTTGATGAAGGTGGCAATCACGGACCGGCTACTTCTGGTGGTAATGTTCCTAAGCCAAGTTCAGGAGAGTGA